In Planctomycetia bacterium, a single genomic region encodes these proteins:
- the selB gene encoding selenocysteine-specific translation elongation factor, with protein sequence MATDLILGTAGHIDHGKTSLVKLLTGVNTDRLPEEKQRGITIDLGFAELDLGEYRLGIVDVPGHERFVRNMLAGATGIDLALLVIAADDSIKPQTREHLEILKLLDLRAGVIALTKCDLSEPSWIELVEEEIRELVAGTFLADAPIIHTSTVRGEGVEKLKAALGDAAAKVAPLVAAKREGPFRLAIDRTFTLAGHGTVVTGSVGSGAV encoded by the coding sequence ATGGCGACGGACCTGATTCTCGGCACCGCGGGGCATATTGATCACGGCAAGACGTCGCTCGTCAAGCTGTTGACGGGCGTGAACACCGACCGGCTGCCGGAAGAAAAACAGCGCGGCATTACGATCGACCTCGGCTTCGCGGAATTGGATCTGGGCGAATACAGGCTCGGCATTGTGGACGTGCCGGGGCACGAACGGTTCGTCCGCAACATGCTCGCCGGCGCGACCGGCATCGATTTGGCCCTGCTGGTCATCGCCGCCGACGATTCGATCAAACCGCAGACGCGCGAGCACTTGGAGATTCTCAAGTTGCTCGATCTCCGCGCCGGTGTGATCGCGCTCACCAAGTGCGATCTCTCGGAACCGAGCTGGATCGAACTGGTCGAAGAAGAAATCCGCGAATTGGTGGCTGGCACTTTTCTCGCGGATGCGCCGATCATTCACACTAGTACTGTGCGCGGCGAAGGCGTTGAAAAGTTGAAGGCAGCGCTGGGTGACGCGGCGGCCAAAGTCGCGCCCTTAGTTGCAGCGAAACGTGAAGGACCATTTCGCCTGGCGATCGATCGCACGTTCACTTTGGCGGGACACGGCACCGTCGTGACCGGCAGCGTGGGCTCAGGAGCTGT